One segment of Rhodothermus bifroesti DNA contains the following:
- a CDS encoding enoyl-CoA hydratase/isomerase family protein produces the protein MSREPEASSAQTVRYEVDSEGIALITIHRPEKHNALNRQVLAELDRYFWQARQDEDVKGIILTGAGDKSFCAGADVQQFTELDAYSGHRFALYGQAVFNRVEEMPKPVVAAVNGYALGGGFELAMACHLRVAADHAVFGLPEVSLGLIPGFGGTQRLPRLIGRGLATELILTAERISARRAFEIGLVNRVVPIEHLLDSARELVHAIVSKAPVAVALALEALRQSDLPLRQGLRLEAALFGQACATADFREGVSAFLERRKASFKGR, from the coding sequence ATGAGTCGTGAACCAGAAGCAAGCTCAGCACAGACCGTTCGCTACGAGGTGGATAGCGAAGGCATTGCGCTCATCACGATCCACCGGCCAGAAAAACATAACGCACTAAACCGGCAAGTGCTGGCCGAACTGGACCGGTATTTCTGGCAGGCTCGCCAGGACGAAGACGTGAAGGGAATTATCCTGACGGGTGCGGGCGACAAAAGCTTCTGCGCAGGCGCTGACGTGCAGCAGTTTACGGAGCTGGATGCTTATAGCGGCCATCGCTTTGCCCTTTACGGTCAGGCGGTCTTCAATCGGGTAGAAGAAATGCCTAAACCGGTCGTTGCCGCGGTAAATGGATATGCCCTGGGGGGAGGCTTTGAACTGGCGATGGCGTGCCATCTGCGCGTAGCTGCCGACCATGCAGTGTTTGGGCTGCCGGAAGTGAGCCTAGGATTGATCCCTGGTTTTGGGGGAACGCAACGACTGCCGCGGCTCATTGGACGCGGGTTGGCTACGGAGCTCATCCTAACAGCCGAGCGCATCAGCGCGCGCCGCGCTTTTGAAATCGGCCTGGTGAATCGGGTTGTGCCCATTGAGCACCTGCTCGACAGTGCCCGTGAGCTAGTGCATGCGATTGTTAGCAAGGCCCCGGTGGCGGTTGCACTAGCCCTGGAAGCCCTACGGCAGAGTGATTTACCGTTGCGACAGGGATTGCGCCTGGAAGCGGCGTTGTTTGGTCAAGCCTGCGCAACAGCAGATTTCCGCGAAGGCGTATCGGCCTTTTTAGAACGGCGTAAAGCTTCATTTAAAGGACGCTAA
- a CDS encoding hemolysin family protein, giving the protein MSLLWLIGALLLAAFFTATEAALTAANRLRLEVIARQGSRSAQIARALLERPARVLTTTLAGLVLAQVLFALGLSEPLLARTTQAMTTWTQVVGTVLLLGLLVLLGGMAFFLGGILLPMAVAREQANRLAQPMAGLLNVARYVLAPLIGPARWLSERLARRLSVSADTVTLLMQRDWERRVQELEAESAPTRDLDETESRLLANALAFESLRVRDCMVPRTDIVAIEEKTDLETLRQQFIESGYSKLPVYREHIDQIVGVVFAYDLFLEPRSLAEMLRPIRFVPESKPAHLLLKEFLRTNTSIAIVIDEYGGTAGLVTREDLLEELLGDIQDEYDEEEDEEYLLRRLDERTFVVSGRVEIEELREAGITLPEGNYDTVAGYLLEHLATIPAPQEEYELDGYRFTILKATPNRIELVRITRL; this is encoded by the coding sequence ATGTCGCTTTTGTGGCTTATTGGAGCGCTCTTGCTGGCAGCCTTTTTCACGGCAACGGAGGCTGCGCTCACTGCTGCTAACCGGCTACGCCTGGAGGTGATTGCGCGTCAGGGTAGCCGCAGTGCGCAGATTGCCCGCGCGCTACTGGAACGGCCCGCACGGGTACTAACCACAACGCTTGCGGGGCTGGTCTTGGCCCAAGTGCTGTTTGCCTTAGGCCTCAGCGAACCCCTGCTCGCTAGAACGACGCAAGCCATGACGACCTGGACGCAGGTCGTGGGCACGGTGCTTTTGCTGGGGCTACTGGTGCTCTTGGGGGGTATGGCCTTTTTCTTGGGCGGTATCCTGCTTCCTATGGCCGTGGCCCGTGAGCAAGCGAATCGACTAGCTCAGCCGATGGCCGGCTTGCTTAATGTAGCCCGCTATGTGCTCGCTCCGCTTATCGGGCCAGCACGGTGGCTTTCGGAGCGTCTGGCACGTCGACTAAGCGTCAGCGCCGACACCGTAACCCTCCTGATGCAGCGTGACTGGGAGCGGCGCGTGCAGGAACTCGAGGCAGAAAGCGCTCCAACACGCGATCTTGACGAAACCGAAAGTCGACTGCTCGCCAACGCCCTGGCGTTTGAGTCGCTCCGGGTGCGCGACTGCATGGTCCCACGCACCGACATCGTGGCCATAGAGGAAAAAACAGACCTTGAAACGCTACGCCAGCAGTTTATCGAAAGCGGCTACTCAAAGCTTCCTGTCTATCGGGAACACATCGACCAGATCGTCGGCGTCGTGTTTGCCTATGATCTGTTTCTGGAGCCTCGCTCCTTAGCCGAAATGCTCCGTCCAATTCGCTTTGTGCCTGAATCCAAACCCGCACATCTTTTGCTGAAAGAGTTTTTGCGGACCAACACCTCGATTGCCATTGTTATCGATGAGTACGGCGGTACGGCAGGACTGGTCACCCGTGAAGATCTGCTTGAGGAACTGTTAGGCGACATCCAAGACGAGTACGACGAAGAAGAGGACGAAGAATATCTGCTGCGCCGCTTAGACGAACGAACATTTGTCGTGAGCGGGCGCGTAGAAATCGAAGAACTGCGCGAAGCAGGCATTACGCTTCCCGAAGGCAACTACGATACAGTAGCCGGTTACCTATTGGAACACCTGGCTACAATCCCAGCACCTCAGGAAGAATACGAGCTCGACGGATACCGCTTTACCATCCTTAAGGCAACTCCAAACCGCATCGAACTGGTGCGTATTACCCGTCTTTAA
- a CDS encoding 3-methyladenine DNA glycosylase, with protein MRYIHTILTEAEARQRAAAHAARLRPLLEPYLQARRRGAKHPVVDFLFEYYTFRPSRLLRWRPGLGIAVQGREARKWLADPDFVETTKGVTVDPSRFPAHRVPSLQWVVALLEQTAARPPHLGCYGLHEWAMLYRADRPRHAHVPLRMTPDALDAFVESRPIACTHFEAFRFFTEAARPRNRFQPTRDTMLALEQPGCLHANMDLYRWAYKFYPWVGSDLIADAFLLAYRIRVLDMQASPYDLRAYGLEPIPIETPQGRHQYRERQAQFAREAQPIRYRLLQTLRTLLELTVTNSPLPKLQVA; from the coding sequence ATGCGCTACATCCACACCATTCTTACCGAAGCCGAAGCGCGGCAGCGGGCTGCGGCGCATGCAGCTCGCTTGCGGCCCCTGCTCGAGCCTTATCTGCAAGCGCGGCGGCGCGGCGCCAAGCATCCGGTGGTCGACTTCCTTTTTGAGTACTACACATTTCGACCCAGTCGGCTTTTGCGCTGGCGGCCAGGGCTTGGCATAGCCGTACAAGGTCGCGAAGCCCGCAAATGGCTAGCAGATCCGGACTTTGTAGAAACTACCAAAGGGGTAACAGTAGATCCCAGCCGCTTTCCAGCCCATCGCGTGCCTTCCCTACAATGGGTGGTGGCATTGCTGGAACAAACCGCCGCGCGCCCTCCACACTTGGGCTGCTATGGCCTGCATGAGTGGGCAATGCTTTACCGAGCCGACCGCCCACGCCATGCACACGTTCCACTCCGCATGACTCCAGACGCACTGGACGCTTTTGTGGAATCAAGGCCTATAGCTTGTACCCACTTCGAGGCTTTTCGTTTTTTCACCGAGGCCGCCCGCCCGCGCAATCGATTTCAGCCTACCCGAGACACCATGCTTGCACTGGAACAACCGGGCTGCTTGCATGCGAATATGGATCTTTACCGCTGGGCCTACAAATTCTACCCCTGGGTAGGTAGCGACCTGATCGCCGATGCCTTCCTTCTGGCCTACCGCATCCGGGTGCTGGATATGCAGGCCAGCCCTTACGACTTGCGCGCCTACGGCCTAGAGCCAATCCCCATCGAAACTCCCCAAGGGCGGCATCAGTACCGCGAGCGCCAAGCCCAGTTTGCACGCGAAGCACAGCCTATTCGCTACCGTTTGCTCCAAACGCTACGTACGCTTCTTGAACTTACCGTTACAAACAGCCCCTTGCCGAAACTACAGGTTGCGTAA
- a CDS encoding potassium channel beta subunit family protein — MEYRHLGRSGLKVSALSYGAWVTFGDQIDEGLAEACMHAAYEAGVNFFDNAEAYAGGKAEIMMGNILKRSGWKRSDLVISTKIFWGGKGPNDVGLSRKHIIEGTKAALERLQLDYVDLIFCHRPDPETPIEETVWAMNYVLDQGWALYWGTSEWSAEQLRYAYEFARREHLIPPTMEQPQYNMFHRARVEREYVPLYRDYGLGLTTWSPLASGILTGKYNDGIPAGSRMALPGYEWLRKRLESEEGKQQREKVRQLMPIAEALGCTMAQLAIAWCLKNPNVSTVITGASRPEQVQQNMQALEVAARLTPDVLERIETILANKPEPEINWRER; from the coding sequence ATGGAATATCGACATCTAGGACGCTCTGGGCTAAAAGTGTCGGCTTTGTCCTACGGTGCTTGGGTAACCTTTGGCGACCAAATCGATGAGGGACTGGCCGAAGCCTGCATGCACGCTGCCTACGAAGCCGGGGTGAATTTTTTTGACAATGCTGAAGCCTACGCCGGAGGCAAAGCCGAGATCATGATGGGGAACATCCTCAAGCGCTCTGGCTGGAAACGTTCGGACTTGGTCATTTCCACGAAGATCTTCTGGGGCGGCAAGGGACCTAATGATGTGGGTCTTTCGCGCAAACATATCATTGAAGGCACCAAGGCAGCCCTTGAACGGCTACAGCTCGACTACGTCGACTTAATCTTCTGCCACCGTCCCGATCCCGAGACGCCAATCGAAGAGACCGTATGGGCAATGAACTACGTACTGGATCAGGGCTGGGCCCTTTACTGGGGCACCAGTGAGTGGAGTGCCGAACAGCTTCGGTATGCCTACGAGTTTGCGCGCCGTGAACACCTCATTCCGCCCACGATGGAACAGCCCCAATACAACATGTTTCACCGGGCGCGCGTTGAGCGCGAATATGTGCCCTTGTACCGAGACTATGGCCTAGGGCTAACAACCTGGAGTCCACTGGCCAGTGGTATACTGACAGGCAAGTACAACGACGGCATTCCAGCTGGTAGCCGTATGGCGCTTCCGGGCTACGAGTGGTTGCGCAAACGGCTGGAAAGCGAGGAGGGGAAGCAACAACGCGAAAAAGTGCGGCAGCTTATGCCCATTGCTGAAGCCCTGGGGTGTACCATGGCGCAGCTAGCCATTGCTTGGTGCCTAAAGAACCCCAACGTAAGCACCGTCATCACTGGGGCTTCGCGACCCGAGCAAGTGCAGCAAAATATGCAAGCCTTGGAAGTAGCTGCCCGCCTGACCCCAGACGTTCTGGAGCGCATTGAAACCATCCTCGCCAATAAACCCGAACCTGAAATCAACTGGCGTGAGCGGTAA
- a CDS encoding PspA/IM30 family protein, with amino-acid sequence MSLWVRFKRWVRSLFGGAIAALEDPRLILEQNIRELNDQVPKMNENIATVKANVLLLQKEVRRNEQEVGQLVARIKAAIQAGRDDIAQQYAVQLERTRETLARTKEQLQYAEAAYEKALQVKQAFLREKERKIQEAKEALRAHERAKWQAKVADALEQFEVGGLDQTHEEMIQRLREETARSEARLELALDSVDLEALKIEKDAEALRAAELVRQFKLEMGLLEPEPRPALEAPAPEKTVEPAREGEETKTIGRQRTR; translated from the coding sequence ATGTCGCTTTGGGTTCGATTCAAACGCTGGGTGCGTTCGCTCTTTGGTGGCGCTATTGCTGCTTTAGAAGATCCACGCCTGATTTTAGAGCAAAACATTCGGGAGCTGAACGATCAGGTCCCGAAGATGAATGAAAACATTGCCACGGTGAAAGCAAACGTGCTGCTTTTACAAAAAGAAGTACGGCGCAATGAACAAGAAGTCGGGCAGCTGGTGGCCCGTATCAAGGCAGCTATTCAAGCCGGCCGCGACGACATTGCCCAGCAGTACGCCGTTCAGCTCGAACGAACCCGAGAAACGCTGGCACGCACCAAAGAGCAGCTTCAGTATGCCGAAGCGGCTTATGAAAAAGCCCTCCAGGTGAAGCAGGCCTTTTTACGCGAAAAAGAACGCAAAATTCAGGAAGCCAAAGAGGCACTGCGGGCGCACGAACGGGCCAAATGGCAGGCCAAAGTGGCCGATGCGCTGGAGCAGTTTGAAGTTGGCGGGCTAGACCAGACGCATGAAGAGATGATTCAACGGCTGCGCGAAGAAACGGCCCGAAGCGAAGCGCGGCTAGAACTGGCACTCGATAGCGTGGACCTGGAAGCCCTGAAGATCGAAAAGGATGCGGAGGCCCTACGAGCGGCAGAGCTAGTACGGCAGTTTAAGCTTGAAATGGGGCTACTTGAGCCAGAACCCCGGCCGGCACTGGAAGCCCCTGCACCGGAGAAAACAGTAGAACCTGCTCGCGAAGGCGAGGAAACCAAAACAATAGGTCGGCAGCGAACACGCTGA
- a CDS encoding glycosyl hydrolase family 95 catalytic domain-containing protein, with translation MDRRDFLKCTGLALAAGPFWFRQTFGEAAVARSPFVSARIPQRGMYSLRPATRWEEALVAGNGTLGILVYGDPFRERIIFNHELLYEPLRDERVPPPHLAPYLPHIRALLLEGRYREAVHYSLEMAQREGWPGMLWTDPYHPAFALVMEMPPATPLDYLRRTAFDTGEIGVFWQTETGVYTRRAFVSRTDGVVVLELAAETGVLPLVSMHLEVQDLRPPEQREGYHPPEITAEPGWLYYRCAYVHTHRGYEGLVRVVPTGGTQTLQNGRLLIQGAQRVLLLARVWPLDNAATPRREAERAALATLPADYETLLAPHAAAHGSLFHRMALDLEGGEDRQQSSETLLAKQQAQDHILPALLEKLFDMGRYVLISSCGHWPPNLVALWTGEWRPPWSGDFTLDANLNLQMAAANIGALPEAVASFTRLIEGLLDDWRDNARQLYGCGGVLSGSRTDGRCGWHTHFNADYPLHFWTAGAGWLAHPMHEYVDVYGDETYVHQHLLPYLKEIAHFYKDFLTVTDTAGHVVFVPSYSPENHPGNLDTPGSINATMDIAVCREVLSTLIALCETRGLETENLPSWKALLRQLPPYLINEDGALKEWAHEGLTDHYNHRHLSHLYPVWPGHEITPEATPELFAAARNAAYLRGHENDSAHGLVHLALIGARLKDPELAYRSLRDLLRNGYLLPSLFSLHYPGNVYNADLINSLPAIVIEMLIYSRPGLLELLPAIDERLPRGTLRGAQARTQLQIDRLHWDLPARRLEVTLNARKDQSLTLRVRRGLEALTLADGTPLPLQTPTEAQLQLKAHHPVTLTLYLKR, from the coding sequence ATGGATCGCCGAGATTTTCTAAAATGCACAGGGTTGGCGCTGGCAGCTGGGCCATTCTGGTTTCGGCAGACGTTCGGCGAAGCCGCTGTTGCACGTTCGCCTTTTGTGAGCGCCCGAATACCTCAACGAGGCATGTACAGTCTGCGTCCAGCCACACGCTGGGAAGAAGCGCTCGTGGCTGGCAACGGCACGCTGGGCATCCTGGTCTACGGCGATCCTTTCCGAGAACGCATCATCTTCAACCATGAACTGCTCTACGAGCCGCTCCGCGATGAGCGCGTACCGCCACCCCACTTAGCCCCCTATCTGCCGCACATCCGTGCACTTTTGCTGGAAGGACGCTATCGCGAGGCCGTGCATTACTCCCTAGAAATGGCGCAGCGCGAAGGCTGGCCAGGGATGCTCTGGACGGACCCCTACCATCCTGCCTTTGCGCTTGTGATGGAAATGCCGCCAGCAACACCACTGGACTACCTGCGACGCACGGCTTTCGACACCGGAGAGATCGGCGTTTTTTGGCAAACCGAGACCGGCGTCTACACCCGCCGGGCGTTCGTCTCACGCACCGATGGTGTGGTGGTCCTTGAGCTGGCGGCCGAAACCGGGGTGCTTCCGCTGGTCTCCATGCACTTGGAAGTGCAGGACCTGCGACCCCCAGAGCAACGCGAGGGCTACCATCCCCCCGAAATCACTGCTGAACCCGGCTGGCTGTACTACCGGTGTGCCTACGTGCACACGCACCGCGGCTACGAAGGGCTGGTGCGCGTTGTGCCTACAGGTGGCACGCAAACCCTCCAAAACGGCCGCCTGCTCATCCAAGGAGCACAACGGGTGCTCTTGCTGGCTCGCGTGTGGCCGCTCGATAACGCGGCTACCCCACGACGAGAAGCCGAACGCGCCGCGTTGGCGACCCTACCTGCAGACTACGAAACCCTGCTTGCCCCACATGCCGCAGCCCACGGCAGCCTGTTTCACCGCATGGCCTTAGACCTTGAAGGGGGCGAAGATCGCCAACAAAGCAGCGAAACACTCTTAGCCAAACAGCAGGCCCAAGACCACATCCTTCCCGCGCTGCTGGAAAAGCTCTTCGACATGGGCCGCTATGTGCTGATAAGCTCCTGCGGCCACTGGCCTCCCAACCTGGTTGCGCTCTGGACAGGCGAATGGCGACCGCCGTGGTCAGGCGACTTCACGCTCGACGCCAACTTAAACCTGCAGATGGCCGCTGCCAATATCGGTGCACTACCCGAAGCCGTCGCTAGTTTTACCCGACTCATTGAAGGGCTGCTGGACGACTGGCGCGACAATGCCCGCCAACTTTACGGCTGCGGTGGCGTGCTTTCGGGGTCTCGGACCGATGGTCGCTGCGGCTGGCACACCCACTTCAATGCAGACTATCCGCTGCATTTCTGGACAGCAGGCGCCGGCTGGCTCGCCCATCCGATGCACGAATACGTGGACGTTTACGGCGACGAAACCTACGTGCACCAGCACTTACTGCCCTACCTCAAAGAAATCGCTCACTTCTATAAAGATTTTCTAACCGTCACCGACACCGCAGGCCACGTGGTCTTTGTCCCCTCTTACTCCCCAGAAAACCACCCAGGAAACCTCGATACACCGGGCAGCATCAACGCGACCATGGACATTGCCGTTTGTCGCGAGGTGCTTTCAACACTCATCGCCTTGTGCGAAACCCGAGGCCTGGAAACCGAAAACCTACCCTCTTGGAAGGCCCTGCTCCGCCAACTGCCTCCCTACCTGATTAATGAAGACGGAGCACTCAAGGAATGGGCTCATGAGGGCCTAACCGACCACTACAATCACCGGCATCTATCCCACCTCTATCCGGTCTGGCCCGGACATGAAATCACCCCTGAAGCAACGCCCGAGCTGTTTGCAGCTGCCCGCAACGCAGCTTACCTACGGGGCCACGAAAACGACTCAGCCCATGGCCTGGTGCACTTGGCCCTCATCGGCGCTCGCCTTAAAGACCCAGAGCTAGCCTACCGCAGCTTGCGCGACCTGCTACGCAACGGATACCTCCTGCCGAGCTTGTTTTCGCTCCACTACCCAGGCAACGTCTACAACGCCGACCTAATCAACAGCCTCCCAGCCATTGTGATTGAGATGCTGATCTACAGCCGGCCAGGACTGCTGGAGCTCTTGCCGGCCATAGACGAACGGCTACCTCGTGGCACGTTGCGTGGCGCACAAGCACGCACCCAGCTGCAAATAGACCGACTGCACTGGGATCTCCCTGCACGGCGTCTTGAAGTAACCCTAAACGCTAGAAAAGACCAGTCGCTTACGTTACGCGTGCGCCGAGGCCTTGAAGCCCTAACGCTAGCTGATGGGACACCCCTCCCCCTCCAAACCCCAACCGAAGCGCAACTCCAACTGAAAGCCCATCACCCGGTCACCCTAACGCTCTACCTAAAGCGCTAA
- a CDS encoding M16 family metallopeptidase codes for MRQRKSLVIVLGLLFCSPLLAFGQATSDNPALPVEIPYQKFVLDNGLTLIVSEDHKAPIVAVNIWYHVGSKNEKPGRTGFAHLFEHLMFNGSEHFNDDWFQALERVGATDLNGTTNRDRTNYFQNVPVNALDLVLWLESDRMGHLLGAIDQAKLDEQRGVVQNEKRQGENQPYGKVWSLIAQHTYPEGHPYSWPVIGYMEDLDAATLEDVHEWFKTYYGPNNATIVIAGAIDAQTALEKVKQYFGAIPPGPPLAKPKAWVAKRTGEQRLTMEDRVPQARLYKVWNVPEWGNPERDYLELAANVLAGSKTSRLYRRLVYTDQIATDVNAFVSTGEIGSQFIIVATAKPNVPLPQVEQAVDEELARFLQEGPTPEELDRVKTDYIASFVRGVERIGGFGGKSDILAQYEVYGGDPGLYKVTLQRMQQATTAQVLAAAQAWLSDGVFVLEVHPYPQLRATGQDVDRSRLPDVGTPPVAVFPEVQQATLSNGLRVLLVERHAIPVVNFRLLLDAGYAADQFAHPGTAMLAMNMLDEGTTTRSALEISDALDRLGARLSTGSDLDVSYVSFSALRDRLDPSLELFADVVLNPAFPEADFQRLKQQQLIAIQREKVTPMQMALRVFPRLLYGEGHAYGLPLTGSGTEASVAQITREDLVRFHQTWFKPNHATLVVVGAISMEELLPRLERLFAGWKSGDIPSKNIREVTHKEASVVYLIDRPGSEQSIIFAGHVAPPEANPHKLAIEVMNTILGGTFTSRINMNLREDKGWSYGSRSMLMSARGPRPFIVYAPVQTDKTAPAMMEIKKELEGIVNGQKPISLEELDKVQRNLTLRLPGRWETANAILNDLSYVVQFGLPLDYWRSYPEAVRSLSLADVSSAASTVLHPDRLVWVVVGDRSRIEGEIRQLGFGPVHVIDTEGNLLAVRPE; via the coding sequence ATGCGTCAGCGAAAATCCCTTGTCATTGTGCTGGGGCTGCTGTTTTGCAGCCCATTGCTCGCTTTTGGGCAGGCGACGTCAGATAACCCTGCACTGCCCGTTGAAATCCCTTACCAGAAGTTTGTGCTCGATAATGGGTTAACGCTCATTGTCAGTGAAGACCATAAGGCCCCCATTGTAGCTGTTAACATCTGGTATCATGTGGGCTCAAAGAACGAAAAGCCTGGCCGTACAGGTTTTGCCCACCTGTTCGAACACCTGATGTTCAATGGGTCCGAGCACTTCAATGATGATTGGTTTCAAGCTCTAGAGCGCGTAGGCGCTACTGATCTGAACGGCACGACAAACCGTGACCGGACAAACTACTTTCAGAATGTACCGGTCAATGCCCTTGACCTGGTACTGTGGCTTGAGTCGGATCGCATGGGGCACTTGCTTGGGGCTATCGACCAAGCCAAGCTCGACGAACAACGGGGCGTGGTGCAAAACGAAAAACGCCAGGGAGAAAACCAGCCCTATGGCAAGGTCTGGAGTCTGATTGCACAGCATACCTATCCCGAAGGGCATCCTTACTCCTGGCCAGTGATCGGTTACATGGAAGACCTAGACGCGGCCACGCTCGAAGATGTGCATGAATGGTTCAAGACCTACTATGGTCCCAACAACGCTACTATTGTTATTGCTGGTGCTATTGATGCCCAGACGGCTCTGGAGAAGGTAAAGCAATATTTTGGCGCCATTCCACCGGGGCCACCGCTGGCGAAACCCAAAGCTTGGGTGGCTAAGCGTACAGGCGAGCAGCGCCTAACCATGGAAGATCGCGTCCCACAAGCTCGCCTCTACAAGGTTTGGAATGTGCCCGAGTGGGGCAACCCGGAACGGGATTACCTCGAGCTAGCTGCAAATGTGCTTGCGGGTAGCAAAACGTCGCGCCTTTACCGCCGTCTGGTCTACACCGACCAAATAGCCACAGATGTAAATGCGTTTGTGTCTACTGGCGAAATTGGCAGCCAGTTCATCATTGTTGCCACTGCAAAGCCGAACGTGCCCCTCCCTCAGGTAGAGCAAGCTGTCGATGAAGAGCTGGCGCGCTTTCTTCAGGAAGGTCCCACACCTGAGGAATTGGATCGGGTGAAAACAGACTACATTGCTAGCTTTGTGCGTGGCGTAGAACGCATTGGGGGCTTTGGTGGCAAAAGCGACATCCTGGCTCAATATGAGGTCTATGGTGGCGACCCTGGGCTGTACAAAGTGACCTTGCAGCGCATGCAGCAGGCCACAACGGCTCAGGTGCTTGCCGCTGCGCAGGCCTGGCTGAGCGATGGCGTCTTTGTGCTGGAAGTGCATCCTTATCCCCAGCTTCGGGCTACGGGCCAGGATGTTGATCGTTCGCGGCTGCCAGACGTAGGCACGCCTCCAGTAGCCGTTTTTCCTGAAGTGCAGCAGGCTACACTGTCGAACGGTTTGAGGGTACTTCTTGTCGAGCGCCACGCCATCCCGGTGGTCAACTTTCGGCTTTTGCTGGATGCGGGCTATGCCGCCGACCAGTTTGCACACCCCGGTACGGCCATGCTGGCCATGAACATGCTCGATGAAGGAACCACGACGCGTTCGGCGCTAGAGATCAGTGATGCACTAGACCGACTGGGTGCCCGTCTAAGTACCGGCTCGGATCTGGACGTTTCGTACGTCTCTTTCTCTGCATTACGCGATCGGCTAGATCCGTCCCTGGAACTGTTTGCCGATGTGGTGTTGAACCCTGCCTTCCCCGAAGCCGACTTTCAGCGGCTGAAGCAACAACAACTCATCGCCATCCAGCGGGAAAAAGTTACGCCTATGCAGATGGCCTTACGCGTCTTCCCGCGTTTGCTCTATGGCGAAGGGCATGCTTATGGGCTGCCGTTGACCGGCTCGGGTACGGAGGCCTCTGTTGCCCAAATCACCCGTGAGGATTTGGTGCGTTTCCACCAGACCTGGTTTAAACCCAACCATGCCACGCTGGTGGTTGTGGGTGCTATCTCGATGGAAGAGCTCTTGCCCAGGCTGGAACGCCTGTTTGCGGGTTGGAAATCTGGAGACATTCCTAGCAAAAACATTCGTGAGGTAACACACAAAGAGGCCTCGGTGGTCTACCTTATTGATCGTCCTGGATCCGAGCAGTCCATTATCTTTGCTGGGCACGTAGCCCCTCCCGAAGCCAACCCGCACAAGCTGGCCATCGAGGTAATGAACACGATTTTAGGCGGCACCTTTACCTCACGGATTAACATGAACCTGCGGGAGGATAAAGGCTGGTCCTATGGGTCCCGCAGCATGCTGATGAGCGCCCGTGGCCCCAGGCCGTTTATCGTCTATGCACCTGTGCAAACCGATAAGACGGCTCCGGCCATGATGGAAATCAAAAAAGAGCTTGAAGGCATCGTAAACGGCCAAAAGCCTATTTCTCTGGAAGAGCTCGACAAGGTGCAGCGTAACTTAACGCTGCGCTTGCCTGGTCGCTGGGAAACGGCCAATGCGATTTTGAATGACCTGAGCTACGTGGTTCAGTTTGGATTGCCGCTGGACTACTGGCGCAGCTATCCAGAAGCCGTGCGTTCCCTTAGCCTGGCTGACGTATCCAGTGCCGCCAGTACTGTGCTGCACCCTGACCGGCTGGTGTGGGTGGTGGTAGGCGACCGTAGCCGTATTGAAGGCGAAATCCGTCAGCTTGGCTTCGGTCCCGTTCACGTTATTGATACCGAAGGCAACCTGCTGGCTGTACGCCCCGAATAA